The following DNA comes from Antricoccus suffuscus.
TCGTCATCGCGCAACTGTTTCACCTCGAGGCTGACAGCGCCGACCAGGAGATCAACCTCTATATCAACTCGCCCGGCGGCTCGTCGAGCGCACTGATGGCCATCTACGACACGATGCAGTTCGTCAAGCCGGATGTGTCGACGTTCTGTATCGGCCAGGCGGCGTCGGCCGCGGCGGTACTGCTGGCCGCGGGTGCGCCGGGGAAGCGCTCGGTGCTCGCGCACTCGCGGGTGTTGCTGCACCAGCCGTCCGGTGGTGCCGAGGGCTCGCTGTCGGATCTGTCCATCCAGGCCGAGGAGATCATGCGGATTCGTCGGGAAACCGAAGAAGTGCTCAGCCGGCACACTGGCCAGTCCGTCGATACGTTGCGCGTGGATACCGCCCGCGACAAGATCTTCGGCGCCCAGGAGGCGGTCGACTACGGGCTCGCCGACCGAGTGATCACCATCCGCGACTAACCCAGTCCGT
Coding sequences within:
- a CDS encoding ATP-dependent Clp protease proteolytic subunit, with the translated sequence MSQYTIPTVVEKVAGGERAYDVFSRLLSERVIFLGTEIDDGVANVVIAQLFHLEADSADQEINLYINSPGGSSSALMAIYDTMQFVKPDVSTFCIGQAASAAAVLLAAGAPGKRSVLAHSRVLLHQPSGGAEGSLSDLSIQAEEIMRIRRETEEVLSRHTGQSVDTLRVDTARDKIFGAQEAVDYGLADRVITIRD